One genomic region from bacterium encodes:
- a CDS encoding tetratricopeptide repeat protein: MAHTKWLGIFLRYGLILVVASGCSNAHYQDRHMKRADRYFELKQYQNASIEYGNVLQQDNTNIAALCQMGLCSLELNNPPQAVALVLRAERLAPDDFNIKAILARLYQANGTPAKARELALAAFSKGTRPLEMLTIVAETAHSRTEAEDALRLVAAAKDRFSTNADYYAAEGLLSLRLGDVKSAEASFHMALDIDSAFARGYLGLAMLHQLKGDREQAERNYRKAADLAGIHSPETIKWALFELQTGKPEEAKRIFEAMAATPSRSPLALLQLTKIAMSQRQFAEAEKAADRILSQFPNHIEARLLRAQSKLAGGKTAAGLNELKQMVVAFPHAGALRYELALALAQTGAPDKAISELHTALQLKPDYSDATLLLADLFIRTGDAPSAIQVLSDLLLKHPDLGRIYVLLGASHQSLGQFDLALTDYAKLGQLDPKSPQSPYLTGLIHLKQKNREAAIRSFTQASTVAPGFTLPLAQLVSIDLNAHQGTQALARIDRAIELTSESGPLCYLQGQIYLSMGSPDQAEAAFRRAIEFEPESISAYVALSRLYLSSRREDEALRRLSEALQKAPHDPACLMLSALLRTHQFQFQTAADLYEELIKIRPDFIPALNNLACLYADNLNQLEKGRNLAMRARDIAPHDPYAADTLGWILFRSGDTRWAASLLQESAEALPTEGEVLYHLARTQLAMGREAAARDTLRAAMMTEKEFLQKAHASRLLTLLESPTPVPDERLQGTIREILKEDPDNPSALTRLAALQASRGDSASAVKIYEQVGTTCPTYYPASLRLAAILLQQAASQDRAFSLACKAHESAPDDPEAAHLLGWIAYQKNQYKWALSLLLGAAGADARNPQLLYHLALAKYRTGQEQDSIALARQALAMKQPFEEASDATEFLKLTNPDASSRSPQSGLDLATQVLARDPANFPAFMLAGRAQCTLGHTAEAKHCYETLLAIQSDFAPALLAVASLYAASGESEKALEAAQKARVQLPDNVPAAKLLGGLSLAKDQNEYAAALFQEVITRTPRDPEALLGLGQARMKLRETDAARKALKQVIEVAPVSASADVARHSLNELAR; encoded by the coding sequence ATGGCACACACTAAATGGTTGGGCATATTTCTCCGTTACGGCTTGATTCTGGTTGTGGCGTCTGGCTGCTCGAACGCGCACTACCAAGACCGGCATATGAAACGTGCTGACCGGTATTTCGAGCTGAAGCAGTACCAGAACGCGTCCATCGAATACGGGAACGTCCTGCAGCAGGATAACACAAACATAGCCGCCCTTTGCCAAATGGGCCTGTGCAGCTTGGAACTCAACAACCCCCCGCAGGCCGTTGCCTTGGTGCTCAGGGCCGAGCGCCTCGCTCCTGACGATTTTAACATCAAAGCCATTTTAGCACGTTTGTACCAGGCAAACGGGACCCCTGCCAAAGCGCGGGAACTGGCGCTTGCCGCGTTTTCAAAAGGAACACGCCCGCTCGAAATGCTGACCATTGTGGCTGAAACGGCTCACTCCCGGACTGAGGCTGAAGACGCACTGCGCCTGGTCGCAGCGGCCAAAGATCGATTCAGCACCAACGCCGACTATTATGCGGCTGAAGGGCTCCTGTCATTGCGGCTAGGAGATGTAAAATCCGCCGAGGCTAGCTTTCATATGGCCTTGGACATTGATTCTGCTTTTGCCCGCGGCTATCTGGGGTTGGCCATGCTGCACCAGCTGAAAGGCGATAGGGAGCAGGCTGAACGAAACTACCGGAAAGCGGCTGATCTTGCCGGAATACACTCACCCGAAACGATCAAATGGGCGCTCTTTGAACTCCAGACCGGTAAACCAGAGGAGGCGAAACGGATCTTCGAAGCGATGGCGGCAACGCCCTCGCGGTCCCCGCTGGCCTTGCTCCAGTTGACAAAGATTGCGATGAGCCAGCGGCAATTCGCGGAGGCAGAAAAGGCCGCTGACAGGATCCTCAGTCAGTTCCCGAATCATATCGAGGCGCGACTCCTGCGAGCCCAATCAAAACTGGCCGGCGGCAAGACCGCGGCCGGACTTAACGAATTGAAACAAATGGTCGTTGCTTTTCCGCATGCCGGAGCACTCCGGTATGAACTCGCCCTGGCATTAGCCCAAACGGGTGCTCCAGACAAGGCCATATCCGAGCTCCACACCGCACTCCAGCTCAAGCCGGATTACAGTGATGCGACGTTGTTGCTTGCAGATCTTTTCATACGCACCGGGGATGCCCCCTCCGCCATCCAGGTTCTGAGCGATCTGTTGCTGAAACACCCGGATTTGGGGCGCATCTATGTATTGCTCGGGGCATCACATCAGTCACTCGGGCAATTTGACCTGGCGCTCACTGATTATGCAAAACTGGGGCAGCTTGATCCCAAAAGCCCCCAATCCCCCTATCTGACGGGGTTAATCCACCTGAAACAGAAAAATCGCGAAGCGGCCATCCGCTCCTTTACCCAGGCCTCGACAGTGGCGCCCGGCTTTACCCTCCCTCTGGCCCAGCTGGTATCGATCGACCTGAATGCGCACCAGGGTACACAAGCTCTGGCCCGCATTGATCGGGCGATTGAGCTGACATCTGAATCAGGACCCTTGTGTTATCTGCAAGGTCAGATTTACCTGAGCATGGGAAGTCCCGACCAAGCGGAGGCCGCATTCCGGCGGGCCATTGAGTTTGAACCCGAATCCATCTCCGCATATGTGGCCTTGAGTCGGCTCTACCTGTCATCCCGCCGCGAGGATGAAGCGCTCCGTCGATTATCCGAGGCCCTTCAAAAAGCCCCGCATGATCCCGCCTGCCTGATGCTTAGCGCCCTCCTCCGGACTCATCAATTTCAATTCCAGACCGCGGCCGACCTCTACGAGGAGCTCATCAAGATTCGTCCGGACTTTATTCCGGCCCTTAATAATCTCGCCTGCCTGTATGCCGACAACCTGAATCAGCTGGAAAAGGGGCGCAATCTCGCTATGCGCGCCAGAGACATCGCTCCGCATGACCCGTATGCCGCCGATACACTGGGATGGATTCTTTTCCGCAGTGGCGACACCCGCTGGGCCGCCAGTCTCCTTCAGGAAAGCGCCGAGGCCTTGCCCACCGAAGGTGAAGTCCTCTACCATTTGGCCAGGACTCAACTGGCGATGGGCCGCGAGGCGGCGGCCCGTGACACCCTCAGGGCTGCAATGATGACCGAAAAAGAGTTTTTGCAGAAAGCCCATGCGTCACGCCTACTCACCCTCCTCGAATCTCCCACTCCGGTTCCAGACGAGAGGCTACAGGGGACCATCAGGGAGATCCTGAAAGAGGATCCCGACAACCCCTCGGCACTAACCCGCCTGGCGGCGCTCCAGGCTTCCAGGGGCGACAGTGCCTCCGCCGTGAAGATTTACGAACAGGTAGGCACCACCTGCCCGACCTATTATCCCGCCTCGCTCAGACTGGCAGCGATCCTCCTGCAGCAGGCCGCCTCGCAAGATCGAGCCTTTTCGCTCGCCTGCAAGGCCCACGAAAGTGCCCCGGACGACCCTGAAGCGGCCCACCTTCTGGGATGGATTGCCTATCAGAAGAACCAGTACAAATGGGCGCTCAGCCTGCTTCTTGGCGCCGCTGGCGCAGATGCCCGCAATCCTCAACTTCTTTACCACCTCGCTTTGGCCAAGTACAGAACAGGCCAGGAGCAGGACTCCATCGCATTGGCACGTCAAGCACTTGCCATGAAGCAGCCGTTTGAAGAAGCCTCCGATGCAACAGAATTTCTTAAACTCACGAATCCTGATGCGAGCTCCAGGTCCCCTCAGTCCGGGCTCGACCTGGCCACACAGGTGCTGGCCCGGGATCCGGCCAATTTCCCTGCGTTCATGCTGGCTGGCCGGGCGCAGTGTACGCTGGGACACACCGCAGAGGCTAAACACTGTTACGAAACTCTCCTCGCGATCCAAAGTGATTTCGCTCCGGCCCTTCTCGCGGTGGCTTCTCTCTATGCGGCCTCAGGGGAATCTGAAAAAGCACTTGAGGCGGCACAAAAGGCACGAGTACAACTGCCCGACAATGTCCCCGCCGCGAAACTTCTGGGGGGGCTCTCTCTTGCCAAAGACCAGAACGAATATGCGGCTGCCCTTTTCCAGGAGGTCATTACCCGGACCCCCCGAGACCCCGAGGCGCTCCTCGGCCTGGGCCAAGCCCGTATGAAATTACGAGAAACAGATGCCGCCCGAAAGGCTCTGAAACAGGTAATCGAAGTTGCTCCGGTATCAGCTTCAGCGGATGTTGCGCGGCACTCCCTGAACGAACTCGCCCGATAA
- a CDS encoding choice-of-anchor N protein: MKSSGLLDRSRSSIKVAFIAAVLLGGVSAIAIPTLQLDIGGGTYVDGTTIANAKTFDVFALLNPDSDSSLSGLYRISAALYPKTANSSPAPSVGTFSFNGVTYNVAADMAWGRPPDALLPDTTAIGSELAPHGIFDTYFMEFNVVFDANKQCLVYNVQDVPGDPVAAANSGFYWQSFAVDVNGLDAGYGIHFDLFQVAAGTAGETGARVKGDQILTTDMVEFAPFSHDAESSTSVPDGASTVTLLGLALTGIAAITRRMNG; encoded by the coding sequence ATGAAAAGTTCAGGATTGTTAGACCGTAGCAGGTCCAGTATCAAGGTCGCGTTTATTGCGGCCGTCCTGCTCGGAGGGGTGTCGGCAATAGCCATTCCGACGCTTCAGTTGGATATCGGTGGGGGAACCTATGTGGATGGAACCACCATCGCCAATGCGAAAACATTTGATGTGTTCGCATTGTTGAACCCGGACAGTGATTCCAGCCTGTCGGGTCTGTATCGCATCTCGGCCGCTTTGTATCCCAAAACAGCCAATAGTTCACCGGCGCCGTCGGTGGGGACGTTCAGTTTCAACGGCGTGACGTACAATGTGGCTGCAGATATGGCCTGGGGCAGACCCCCGGATGCCTTACTGCCTGACACGACCGCGATTGGAAGCGAGCTCGCGCCCCATGGAATATTTGATACCTATTTCATGGAGTTTAATGTCGTGTTCGATGCGAATAAACAGTGCCTGGTCTATAATGTTCAGGACGTTCCCGGTGATCCCGTGGCAGCAGCTAACAGCGGCTTCTACTGGCAGAGTTTCGCTGTGGACGTCAACGGGTTGGATGCCGGGTACGGGATCCACTTCGACCTGTTCCAGGTAGCGGCCGGGACGGCCGGCGAGACTGGCGCGCGGGTCAAGGGAGATCAGATATTGACCACCGATATGGTTGAGTTTGCTCCCTTCTCGCATGATGCGGAGTCCTCGACGTCCGTTCCTGATGGTGCCTCGACCGTGACCTTGCTCGGCCTGGCACTGACCGGAATTGCGGCCATCACGCGTCGCATGAACGGTTGA
- a CDS encoding DUF1566 domain-containing protein, producing MNYRVKILRRVMSEVMVVGVLSGVIPAHAQSPDIIAFTGAGELTWTNCLTNLYYDVQWAPAIDGSGSWHSSYGSLVAVQSASNTITVPVPMFYRVAVSSNRTHFVASVPKTGQTTSYQNGDDGSVQAGIAWPDPRFSVLSDTNVVLDNLTGLIWARNANVAGISTNWATAVDYCNNLNYGGITGWRLPNRAELASLVDQGQANSSLTPGHPFGGMVTNFYWTSTTYAGDPVYAWVVWFGSDVAGTISRSSKNSALPLWPVCGGQ from the coding sequence ATGAATTATCGGGTAAAAATACTGCGGAGAGTGATGAGTGAGGTCATGGTCGTGGGGGTGTTGAGTGGTGTGATCCCGGCGCATGCACAATCCCCTGATATTATTGCGTTCACTGGAGCCGGGGAACTGACTTGGACCAACTGTCTCACGAATCTGTATTACGATGTGCAATGGGCGCCGGCCATCGACGGTTCCGGCAGTTGGCATTCCAGTTACGGGTCACTGGTTGCGGTCCAGTCAGCCAGCAACACCATCACCGTCCCTGTCCCGATGTTTTACCGGGTCGCGGTGAGTAGTAACCGGACTCACTTTGTCGCATCCGTACCGAAGACCGGGCAGACGACTTCGTATCAGAACGGCGATGACGGGTCAGTACAGGCGGGGATTGCATGGCCTGATCCCCGGTTTTCGGTTCTGTCAGATACCAATGTGGTTCTGGATAATCTGACGGGGTTGATCTGGGCGCGAAACGCCAACGTGGCAGGAATCTCAACGAATTGGGCAACGGCAGTCGATTACTGTAACAACTTGAATTACGGGGGCATCACCGGTTGGCGGCTGCCGAACCGGGCCGAATTAGCGAGTCTGGTTGATCAGGGGCAGGCCAATAGCTCGTTGACGCCAGGGCACCCGTTTGGCGGGATGGTGACAAACTTCTATTGGACCAGTACCACCTATGCGGGTGATCCGGTTTACGCCTGGGTGGTGTGGTTCGGGTCGGATGTGGCCGGCACGATCAGCCGCAGCAGCAAGAATAGTGCTTTGCCGCTGTGGCCGGTTTGTGGCGGGCAATAG
- the prsR gene encoding PEP-CTERM-box response regulator transcription factor, translated as MNPQLLVVDDEDEIRTQMKWALADHYTVSLAASREEALAGAAVHAPELVLLDLGLPPSPDEPTEGLLTLATLISQNRFLKVIVITGQGERSMAMKAISDGAYDFLTKPVDMDELRIILKRARYVAQLEREHDALQRRVTETGFEGMIGSSPEMQDVFRMIRKVSTTEAPVLILGESGTGKEMTALAIHRLSSRAAGPFVPINCTAIPENLLESELFGHEKGSFTGAHAQCKGRFEAAQGGTLFLDEIGDLPASVQIKLLRFLQDRMIERVGGRGSIEINTRILAATNNNLESTIQAGRFREDLYYRLAVVVIRMPPLRERSGDIPIVAKALLQKHAMESQRTLSGFSPEAIRLMGSYPWPGNVRELENRIKRAVIMTEGHQITLGDLDLTGTLPDKSGKSLKEARETLERAMIFKSIERNAGTISRAAEELGVSRPTLYELMAKLGIKKADLKGQDSPA; from the coding sequence ATGAATCCGCAACTTCTTGTCGTCGATGATGAGGATGAGATCCGAACCCAGATGAAATGGGCGCTGGCCGATCACTACACGGTCTCTCTCGCCGCCAGCCGTGAGGAAGCGCTGGCCGGGGCGGCCGTTCATGCCCCTGAACTCGTTTTACTTGATCTGGGGCTACCCCCTTCCCCGGATGAGCCAACGGAGGGCTTGCTGACCCTCGCCACGCTGATTTCTCAAAACCGTTTCCTGAAAGTGATCGTGATTACAGGCCAAGGAGAACGCAGCATGGCCATGAAGGCCATCAGTGACGGGGCGTATGATTTCCTGACAAAACCGGTTGATATGGACGAGTTGAGAATCATCTTGAAGCGGGCCAGGTATGTCGCCCAGCTTGAACGGGAACACGATGCCCTGCAACGACGGGTGACTGAAACCGGATTTGAAGGAATGATCGGTTCGAGCCCAGAAATGCAAGACGTCTTTCGGATGATCAGGAAGGTCTCTACTACGGAAGCACCAGTATTGATTCTCGGCGAAAGCGGAACCGGCAAGGAGATGACCGCCCTGGCCATTCATCGGCTCAGCTCGAGAGCGGCCGGGCCGTTCGTACCTATCAACTGTACGGCGATTCCAGAAAATCTATTGGAGAGCGAATTGTTTGGCCATGAGAAAGGGTCCTTTACAGGGGCTCATGCCCAATGCAAAGGACGGTTTGAAGCCGCCCAAGGCGGGACCTTATTTCTTGATGAAATCGGGGATCTGCCGGCTTCGGTCCAGATCAAACTCCTCAGATTCTTGCAGGACAGGATGATCGAACGGGTCGGGGGGCGGGGATCCATTGAAATCAATACGCGAATCCTGGCGGCAACCAATAACAATCTGGAAAGCACCATTCAGGCAGGGCGATTCAGGGAAGATCTCTATTACCGGCTTGCCGTGGTCGTCATCCGGATGCCGCCGTTACGGGAGAGATCCGGCGATATCCCCATCGTCGCCAAAGCCCTGCTTCAAAAACATGCAATGGAAAGCCAGCGGACCCTTTCGGGATTCAGTCCTGAAGCGATCCGCTTGATGGGCTCTTATCCCTGGCCCGGAAATGTCCGCGAACTGGAAAACCGGATTAAACGCGCCGTCATCATGACCGAAGGCCACCAGATCACATTAGGAGATCTCGATCTCACAGGCACCTTACCGGATAAATCCGGAAAATCCTTGAAGGAAGCCCGGGAAACCTTGGAACGCGCAATGATCTTTAAATCCATCGAGCGCAATGCAGGAACCATCAGTCGGGCAGCCGAGGAACTGGGTGTCAGCCGCCCAACCCTTTACGAACTGATGGCAAAGCTGGGCATTAAGAAAGCCGACTTGAAGGGGCAGGATTCACCTGCTTAA
- the prsK gene encoding XrtA/PEP-CTERM system histidine kinase PrsK, whose protein sequence is MITDTILPVILGCATTGGVIACLWLREPASFASRMLVLAMAALAGDALCTGFSLHAQNCLQVVVWQRSGMMTRTVALLSLTLFSLAYARVNFREFLRWWRWPLSVIGVVLGGLAVSGWNDCVTTLRLSEVDSGWRLGLGRAGSFILSLQLLLAVAALMNMERTLQAAIGTLRWKVKFVTLGVGVVLAAQIYTITQTIILGAVTPLSGEINLAAMVAGGVLVIASLFRAHLGDGDLYISTHLIFRSLTILVVGGYLVAVGGAAKLFFNRGDDCTFLPFKFLLLLTALVALGIALLSDRLRQRAKLLLSRHLLRPRYDHRQVWATLIGRTSQAETAPSFCQETANWISETFEIMSVTIWLLDESVAKLSFGGSTRGPESQAITPTGANINSLTRGLRANGDLIDLESATGDWIDLIKHLSPDTFHLGGPQLCLPLLAGQDMVGMMVMTDRVQRLPLTAEELDLIRTIAAHVAARLYVFRLSEQVLQAKQMEAFQAMSAFFVHDLKNTASTLSLMLQNLPTHFDDPAFRHDALRAVAKSVDRINAIIAKLALFRQGMAITPTPADLNTAVTATLAEMTVPAGIEVHPKLRPLPIIPLDGEQIKKVLLNLLLNACEAMPQGGSLDIETELQEPWVLLTVADSGIGMSVDFLRRSLFHPFKTSKPQGLGIGLFHAKVIVESHGGRIEVESEPEKGSQFRVWLPVKGGIHESATSCRR, encoded by the coding sequence ATGATTACTGACACCATACTTCCGGTCATCCTCGGTTGTGCCACAACAGGAGGCGTCATCGCGTGCCTGTGGCTGCGTGAACCCGCCTCCTTCGCTAGTCGCATGCTGGTGCTAGCCATGGCAGCCCTTGCCGGCGATGCGCTGTGTACTGGATTCAGCCTCCACGCGCAAAACTGCCTGCAAGTAGTCGTCTGGCAACGTTCCGGAATGATGACCAGGACGGTTGCTTTGCTCAGCCTGACGCTCTTCAGCCTGGCTTATGCCCGGGTTAACTTCAGGGAGTTCCTACGCTGGTGGCGCTGGCCGCTATCAGTCATTGGGGTGGTTCTGGGCGGCCTTGCGGTATCAGGGTGGAATGACTGCGTCACCACTTTGCGTCTGTCGGAAGTTGACTCAGGGTGGAGACTGGGCCTGGGACGAGCAGGCAGTTTTATACTTTCGCTACAATTGTTGCTGGCCGTGGCCGCACTCATGAATATGGAACGAACGCTGCAGGCCGCCATAGGAACTCTGCGGTGGAAGGTCAAGTTCGTCACTCTCGGCGTAGGCGTTGTCCTGGCGGCACAAATCTATACCATCACCCAGACGATTATCCTCGGCGCAGTCACACCCCTCTCAGGCGAGATCAACCTGGCCGCCATGGTCGCGGGGGGGGTACTGGTGATCGCCTCGCTGTTTCGCGCCCACCTGGGCGACGGGGATCTCTACATCTCAACCCATCTCATTTTCAGATCGCTGACCATATTGGTCGTCGGGGGATATCTTGTCGCCGTCGGGGGGGCCGCCAAACTCTTCTTCAATAGGGGCGATGACTGCACGTTCCTGCCATTTAAGTTCCTGCTGTTGCTCACCGCGTTGGTGGCGCTGGGAATTGCCCTGCTTTCCGACCGCCTGCGGCAACGTGCCAAACTTCTCCTGAGTCGTCATTTATTGCGGCCACGCTACGACCATCGCCAAGTCTGGGCGACGCTGATCGGACGAACCTCGCAAGCCGAAACGGCTCCCTCATTCTGCCAGGAAACAGCGAACTGGATCTCCGAAACGTTTGAAATCATGTCCGTGACGATCTGGCTCCTCGACGAATCGGTAGCGAAGCTCAGTTTTGGAGGGTCGACCAGAGGGCCGGAATCCCAGGCCATCACGCCGACCGGTGCAAACATCAATAGCCTGACCCGCGGCTTGAGGGCCAACGGCGATCTCATCGACCTGGAGTCAGCCACCGGTGACTGGATCGACCTGATCAAACACCTCTCCCCGGACACGTTTCATTTGGGCGGGCCGCAACTCTGCCTGCCGTTACTGGCAGGACAGGATATGGTGGGCATGATGGTCATGACGGACAGGGTTCAGCGCCTCCCTCTTACCGCGGAAGAACTGGACCTGATCCGAACCATTGCCGCGCATGTGGCCGCAAGACTGTACGTGTTCCGGCTGTCTGAACAAGTCCTGCAGGCTAAACAGATGGAAGCCTTCCAGGCCATGTCCGCATTTTTTGTGCATGACCTCAAGAATACCGCGTCAACGTTGTCTCTCATGCTGCAAAATCTGCCCACTCATTTTGATGACCCGGCCTTCCGCCACGATGCGTTGCGTGCCGTCGCAAAAAGCGTGGACCGGATCAATGCCATCATCGCCAAGTTGGCACTCTTCCGGCAAGGCATGGCCATCACCCCGACTCCTGCGGACTTGAATACGGCCGTAACGGCAACCTTGGCTGAAATGACGGTTCCAGCAGGAATTGAAGTCCACCCTAAGTTGCGCCCATTACCGATCATTCCCCTGGATGGCGAGCAAATCAAGAAAGTGTTGTTAAACCTGCTGCTCAATGCCTGTGAAGCGATGCCACAAGGAGGTTCCCTGGACATCGAAACGGAGCTTCAAGAGCCCTGGGTGCTGCTGACGGTGGCGGATAGCGGCATTGGGATGTCAGTCGATTTCCTGCGCCGGTCATTATTCCACCCGTTCAAAACATCCAAGCCTCAAGGTTTGGGGATCGGCCTGTTTCACGCCAAGGTGATTGTGGAGTCCCATGGCGGCCGGATCGAGGTCGAGAGCGAACCGGAAAAAGGCAGTCAATTCAGGGTCTGGTTACCTGTTAAAGGAGGCATACATGAATCCGCAACTTCTTGTCGTCGATGA
- a CDS encoding VPDSG-CTERM sorting domain-containing protein, translating into MRTWVTALGVSIIALAFANSGSSITMTSVDGNWMNVVGDPTPVLQSVSIGYGNGTEDQVRWGDPAGWFSCDRSGLGFTGAGTPQTFATEQAFEIGQLRHFNYPVYNAASAADLQLSMAFSDPAGLNGMFQFTFAVNETANNYWPTDNPLNDDFISFPSSFSSETITIGGITYTLRLLGFGSNPDNLVSQFRSSEGDVNSTLLWGKITTEMPVGVPDGGTTLVLLGLAMMALFTIKQQHKACR; encoded by the coding sequence ATGAGAACATGGGTAACCGCATTAGGAGTAAGTATAATCGCATTGGCTTTTGCCAACAGTGGGTCGTCGATCACGATGACCTCGGTGGATGGGAACTGGATGAACGTCGTAGGCGATCCAACCCCGGTCTTGCAAAGCGTCAGCATAGGCTACGGCAACGGGACTGAGGATCAGGTCCGCTGGGGCGACCCGGCCGGCTGGTTCAGTTGTGATCGAAGCGGACTCGGCTTTACGGGCGCGGGCACGCCTCAGACCTTCGCGACTGAGCAGGCGTTCGAAATCGGGCAGCTCCGGCACTTCAACTACCCGGTATATAACGCGGCTTCGGCGGCGGATCTGCAGCTGAGCATGGCGTTTTCGGACCCGGCCGGACTGAACGGGATGTTCCAGTTCACGTTCGCCGTCAACGAGACGGCAAACAACTACTGGCCGACCGATAATCCGCTCAATGATGACTTCATCAGTTTTCCGTCATCATTCTCAAGTGAAACCATTACGATCGGCGGGATAACCTATACGCTCAGGCTATTGGGATTCGGCTCAAACCCCGACAATCTCGTCAGCCAGTTCAGATCTTCCGAAGGAGACGTCAACAGCACGTTGCTATGGGGGAAGATTACGACTGAGATGCCCGTTGGCGTGCCGGATGGGGGGACCACCCTCGTCCTGCTTGGCCTAGCGATGATGGCCCTGTTCACAATCAAGCAACAACACAAGGCCTGCCGGTAA